The sequence GATCATTACCTCTTAAAATCAATTAAGAACAAGATTGATTATTGTAGAATTCACGGGATCGAGATTGTGTACAATATGGCTCATTTGGATATGGAGCTTGCAGGTTACTGGGCAAAATTGCCGATGATTCGGCGATTGATGCTTTCGCATCCGGAAGTGGAGTGGATATGGTGGATGGATAGTGATGCTTTGTTTACTGATATGGTGTTTGAGATACCCTTGAATAAGTACGAGAATTCCAATATGGTCATTCATGGCTACCCGGATTTGTTCGACCAGAGATCGTGGATTGCATTGAACACTGGGAGTTTCTTATTCAGGAATTGCCAGTGGTCTCTGGATCTGCTTGATGCTTGGGCTCCGATGGGTCCCAAGGGCCCGATCCGGGAAGAGGCTGGGAAGATATTGACAGCGAACTTGAAGGGGAGGCCAGCATTCGAGGCTGACGATCAGTCGGCCCTGATATATTTGCTACTTACACAGAAGCAATGGATGGAGAAGGTGTTTTTGGAGAATCAGTACTACTTGCACGGGTACTGGGCGGGATTGGTGGATCGATACGAGGAGATGCTGGAGAAGTATCATCCAGGGTTGGGGGATGAGAGGTGGCCTTTTGTgacacattttgttggttgcaAGCCTTGTGGACGCTATGCTGATTATTCTGCTGAGAGGTGCTTGAAAAGCATGGAGAGGGCTTTCAATTTTGCAGATAATCAGGTGCTTAAGCTGTATGGGTTTGGGCATAGGGGATTGTTGAGCCCCAAGATTAAGAGAATCAGGAATGAAACAGTTACTCCTTTGCAGTATGTAGACCAGTTTGATATCCGTCATCAAGAGCTTGGGAAGAATGGATCTCTAAGCTAACAGAGAAACTTCACATCTTCCCTGTGTCATAATCTGTAGGTAATGTAATTTCCTCGAATTAAAAGGAAACTTTTAAACTTGATAACATTTAACCTTTtaagttttgtttgttttgttgtctTTGTGCTGTGGttgggaaaaggaaaagagtaGAATTCTTTTGTTTAGTTAATTTGTCTTCCAGAGGTGTTTGAGTAATCAATGAAGATTCATGATCAATTCTTAAATATAGTTTTCCCGTTCTTTGTTCTCTTATATGGCTCATGTTTTATTGATGTCTCTTGCTGATATGTCTTGTATGTTAAAGCTGGGAATGGTTTGTTTTGGagcatttttcttttgaagtaaTACCTACATTGACATCAATGATTAAGAATCGAAAAAAGTGTTGAAATCTAATTAGAGATTGATGGTAAGCAGTCAAGTTATCTGGAGTGAAAGTTTTGATTAGGTTTGCATTCTACTTTCAAACTGGGTATCATTAGACATATGAAACTTTTGCAATTTACAATCACAAGGTGGTGTCCTATAATTCTACAAGGCGGGAAAAAAAATGGTTATTAACTAGTTTGCTTTCTGGTGTCGGATGGAGTTACCTATAGCAGCATCTTATAACCGTTGCTGTCGGTGTTTATAGAGATGCTTGAAAATGATGGCTTGGTTTCATAACAAGGCTATAATACTGCTTAGCTGCCAAAACTTAGGAAATGATTGGAAGTTCAGTGTTTGCCTTTTTCCCTCCTTCTCCTTGAGGTGTGGTAGAGCACAGATACTATCTACTTTTCTGAATGATACTTAACTTAGGCAGCTTGAAAgttcttgttttgaatttatcTTTTGTGGCCTCTTTAATGAATTGCTCTACCAGCAATACTACATACTAATTGCTGCATCAGATGAGTGCTTGAAATAAACAGGTTGCCTTTTCTTTCTCTGGTGGGCAGGGAGGGGGATTTCAACCTACAAGTACCAGGTCAATGGGAACTACACTTACCCTAGACCACGGAGGAGGTGGTTGATGGGTGGTTTGCATCATTTGTGACAACCTTTAATATTAGtcttgttttggtttctttagTCTTAGTCTCCTATATGTATATACCTCTTTCTTAATGTACTATGACTCGTTTGATCCATATGGTTTCGTTCGACTCCATCTAGTGATCGCGGACAGGGCAGGTGTAGCATAACATGGACACTTTTGGGGAAATGTAGTGGGCTTTTGTGATAGAGGAATGTAAGCATAGTAGCATAGGTTTCATTAGGCAAGAAACTTTTGTGACGTTGGCCTATGActcgagtttaaactcatattagATTTGTAAAAggtaaatttatatgatattattctcggttatttaaaaaaattcgcTTCTACCACACGTAGGGTTAATTAAACCCTGCTTGCCACTTGAGCATAAACCAAGAAAGAGAACTAAAATTAAAATCACGTTGAGAGTTGTAATGTGGCTTTCGAATGAAGATAAGTCTATTTGGGTTTGCTATTGTTGGGCCTTAAaaggctttttttttcttggcctTTTAACGATTGGAACCCTTTAGCGGCCCCAACTAACTCTTACTGGTGACTGGCGAGGATGGAGGAGGACA is a genomic window of Tripterygium wilfordii isolate XIE 37 chromosome 16, ASM1340144v1, whole genome shotgun sequence containing:
- the LOC119981005 gene encoding probable xyloglucan 6-xylosyltransferase 5, which gives rise to MGQDSFTPQKRATGGGGLPTTNGRGGRALGGMPRGRQIHKTFNNIKITILCGFVTILVLRGTIGVGNLGSSDADVVNQNLIEETNRFLAEIRSDDDPTDPEDPSQSNFNPNVTYTLGPKISNWDQERKAWLEQNSEFPNFINGKAKILLLSGSPPKPCDNAIGDHYLLKSIKNKIDYCRIHGIEIVYNMAHLDMELAGYWAKLPMIRRLMLSHPEVEWIWWMDSDALFTDMVFEIPLNKYENSNMVIHGYPDLFDQRSWIALNTGSFLFRNCQWSLDLLDAWAPMGPKGPIREEAGKILTANLKGRPAFEADDQSALIYLLLTQKQWMEKVFLENQYYLHGYWAGLVDRYEEMLEKYHPGLGDERWPFVTHFVGCKPCGRYADYSAERCLKSMERAFNFADNQVLKLYGFGHRGLLSPKIKRIRNETVTPLQYVDQFDIRHQELGKNGSLS